In Streptomyces sp. NBC_00306, a single genomic region encodes these proteins:
- a CDS encoding SRPBCC family protein has product MANTSVVVERRIAAPQAAVWDALTDLENAPKVLSGVDAVEVLSPGPFGVGTRWRETRRMMGKQATEEIYVTASEPPARYVAEADSQGAHYVSEFLLRAEGPDATQVRMTFSAEPPGGFAGLLAKVLGPLGARAVAKAIAKDLDDVAAAVEGRST; this is encoded by the coding sequence ATGGCCAACACGAGTGTTGTCGTCGAGCGCCGGATCGCGGCCCCGCAGGCCGCCGTCTGGGACGCCCTGACGGATCTGGAGAACGCGCCGAAGGTGCTGAGCGGTGTGGACGCGGTGGAGGTGCTCTCCCCCGGCCCGTTCGGCGTCGGCACCCGGTGGCGCGAGACCCGGCGCATGATGGGCAAGCAGGCGACCGAGGAGATCTACGTGACGGCGAGCGAGCCGCCCGCCCGCTATGTGGCGGAGGCGGACTCGCAGGGCGCGCACTACGTCTCGGAGTTCCTGCTGCGGGCGGAGGGTCCGGACGCGACGCAGGTGCGGATGACCTTCAGCGCCGAGCCGCCCGGAGGGTTCGCCGGGCTGCTGGCCAAGGTCCTCGGTCCGCTCGGCGCGCGGGCGGTGGCCAAGGCGATCGCGAAGGACCTCGACGACGTGGCGGCCGCGGTGGAGGGCCGCAGCACCTGA
- a CDS encoding APC family permease: MTTESSQASEVPGGDSPLKRAIGPKLLILFVIGDILGTGIYATTGKVAGKVGGALWLPFVIGFVVAILTAASYVELVGKYPKAAGAALYTQKAFKVPFLTFIIAFMVMCSGLSSASAAARAFSGDYFQEFTDAIPATLIAILFILALAALNLRGVSESVKTNVVLTIVELTGLLIILVIGAWAVLTGEGDPSRLTEFQASGTGYALITSVLGATALGFFAFVGFEDSVNMAEETKDPVRTFPRAIFIGVGVTGTIYVLVALASSLLVDYKTLEKSSGPLLEVVEAGGVAFPPKLFALIALFAVTNSALINIMMASRLCYGMANERILPRAMAKVLPQRRTPIVGIVFVSALAIGLVSTGEIEGLGDTTAFLLLCVFAVVNVAVLVLRKTPVEHSHFRAPTVLPVLGAITSLILASPLADRDAEVYIRAGVLIAIGIGLWAVNKLVMKAGGEDTA, from the coding sequence GTGACCACCGAATCGTCCCAGGCTTCCGAGGTTCCGGGCGGAGACAGTCCGCTCAAGCGAGCCATCGGGCCCAAGCTGCTGATCCTCTTCGTGATCGGCGACATCCTGGGCACCGGCATCTACGCCACGACCGGCAAGGTCGCCGGCAAGGTCGGCGGTGCGCTGTGGCTGCCGTTCGTCATCGGGTTCGTCGTCGCGATCCTCACGGCCGCGTCGTACGTCGAGCTCGTCGGCAAGTACCCGAAGGCCGCCGGAGCCGCGCTCTACACCCAGAAGGCGTTCAAGGTCCCGTTCCTGACCTTCATCATCGCCTTCATGGTGATGTGCTCCGGGCTGTCGTCCGCGAGCGCGGCGGCCCGGGCGTTCAGCGGGGACTACTTCCAGGAGTTCACCGACGCCATCCCGGCCACCCTCATCGCCATCCTCTTCATCCTCGCGCTGGCCGCGCTCAATCTGCGTGGTGTGTCGGAGTCGGTGAAGACCAATGTCGTGCTCACCATCGTCGAGCTGACCGGCCTGCTGATCATCCTCGTGATCGGCGCCTGGGCGGTGCTGACCGGCGAGGGTGACCCGTCCCGGCTGACCGAGTTCCAGGCGAGCGGCACGGGATACGCGCTGATCACCAGCGTGCTCGGCGCCACGGCCCTCGGATTCTTCGCCTTCGTCGGCTTCGAGGACTCGGTCAACATGGCCGAGGAGACCAAGGACCCCGTGCGCACCTTCCCCCGGGCGATCTTCATCGGTGTCGGTGTCACGGGCACGATCTATGTGCTGGTCGCGCTGGCGTCCTCGCTGCTGGTCGACTACAAGACGCTGGAGAAGTCCAGCGGGCCCCTGCTGGAGGTGGTCGAGGCCGGCGGCGTGGCCTTCCCGCCCAAACTCTTCGCCCTCATCGCGCTGTTCGCGGTCACCAACTCCGCGCTGATCAACATCATGATGGCCTCGCGGCTCTGTTACGGCATGGCCAACGAACGCATCCTGCCGCGGGCGATGGCCAAGGTCCTGCCCCAGCGCCGCACCCCCATCGTCGGCATCGTCTTCGTCTCGGCGCTGGCGATCGGGCTGGTGTCGACGGGCGAGATCGAAGGGCTCGGCGACACCACGGCATTCCTGCTGCTGTGCGTCTTCGCGGTGGTCAACGTGGCCGTTCTGGTGCTGCGCAAGACCCCTGTCGAGCACTCCCACTTCCGCGCCCCCACCGTGCTGCCGGTGCTCGGTGCGATCACCTCGCTGATCCTGGCCAGTCCGCTGGCCGACCGTGACGCCGAGGTCTACATCCGGGCGGGCGTGCTGATCGCGATCGGCATCGGACTGTGGGCGGTCAACAAGCTCGTGATGAAGGCGGGCGGCGAGGACACCGCCTGA
- a CDS encoding transcriptional regulator, protein MLVRLADERATGVLVRDHGVLYLADGEVVHAESPEAPGLDVLLTASGRLRPDSWAEAVARAGARHEVARFLVDSGQVPGGELEICHLAAVFDAAFFALAPTSGPTRFRYGVVHWIGRVRPVPTRVVEREARRRSMLLNAVWPHPAVDTAPVARSRHLAGRAVSPRRRSLLDLADGVRTPSAIARELGRPAFNTLIEIRRLAAEGLIGTPEESAAPAAPPVSANAVRTGGQEPSSALDSAMLRRLRDALEATL, encoded by the coding sequence ATGCTCGTCAGACTCGCGGACGAGCGCGCCACCGGCGTCCTCGTCCGTGACCACGGAGTGCTCTATCTTGCCGACGGCGAGGTCGTGCACGCCGAGAGCCCCGAAGCGCCCGGCCTCGACGTCCTGCTGACGGCGAGCGGCCGGCTGCGGCCGGACAGCTGGGCCGAGGCGGTCGCCCGGGCGGGCGCGCGCCACGAGGTCGCCCGCTTTCTCGTCGACAGCGGCCAGGTACCCGGCGGCGAGCTGGAGATCTGCCATCTCGCCGCCGTGTTCGACGCCGCGTTCTTCGCGCTCGCGCCGACCAGCGGCCCGACCCGGTTCCGCTACGGGGTGGTCCACTGGATCGGCCGGGTGCGGCCGGTACCCACCCGGGTCGTCGAACGGGAGGCCCGGCGGCGATCGATGCTGCTGAACGCCGTGTGGCCGCACCCGGCGGTCGACACGGCGCCGGTGGCGCGCAGCCGCCACCTCGCGGGACGGGCGGTCAGCCCCCGCCGGCGGTCACTGCTCGACCTGGCCGACGGCGTACGGACCCCGTCCGCCATCGCCCGGGAACTGGGCCGTCCCGCCTTCAACACCCTCATCGAGATACGGCGGCTGGCCGCCGAGGGACTCATCGGCACACCGGAGGAGTCCGCGGCACCCGCAGCCCCACCCGTCAGCGCCAACGCCGTGCGGACGGGGGGCCAGGAGCCGTCCTCGGCACTGGATTCCGCCATGCTCCGCCGGCTCCGTGACGCCCTGGAGGCCACGCTGTGA
- a CDS encoding roadblock/LC7 domain-containing protein codes for MTATADVLAELKRLRLRVPQLTGALAATADGLVLASDTADAESVAALTAAALGVGVRLTEATGQGSFCELLVRGDRGYVATYAAGSSAVLTLLAEPRINVGRLHLEARRSGVRVGELVDGALERPENT; via the coding sequence ATGACGGCCACGGCGGATGTGCTCGCCGAACTGAAGCGGCTGCGCCTGCGGGTGCCGCAGCTGACGGGCGCACTCGCCGCCACCGCGGACGGTCTCGTGCTGGCGTCCGACACCGCCGACGCGGAGAGCGTCGCCGCACTCACCGCCGCCGCGCTCGGCGTCGGGGTGCGGCTGACCGAGGCCACCGGACAGGGGAGCTTCTGCGAGCTGCTGGTCCGGGGCGACCGGGGGTACGTCGCGACCTACGCGGCGGGCTCCTCGGCCGTCCTCACCCTCCTGGCCGAGCCACGCATCAACGTGGGACGGCTCCATCTCGAGGCCCGCCGTTCCGGCGTTCGCGTCGGAGAACTGGTCGACGGCGCCCTCGAACGACCGGAGAACACCTGA
- a CDS encoding MurR/RpiR family transcriptional regulator has protein sequence MSDSPAARLQQLFEGHRLTPTQRRIAHSMVRRAGDVPFLSSVELAELAGVSQPSVTRFAVALGFDGYPALRKHLREVAPAESEEAEDGLNEYQQAVQAEIENLRHLSDLLADPSPVERAGRLLAASRPLPVLGLRAASSQARGFAYFAGKVHPDVRLLDEGGTMLADRIDSARRAGASALLCFALPRHPKEVVEALAYARSAGLTVVTVADSAFAPVAAHSDLLIPAAVGTGLAFDTACAPMLLGRVLLEAMCDDLPDAQARLEEFDGRAAARGLFVE, from the coding sequence ATGAGCGACAGCCCTGCCGCACGACTGCAGCAGCTCTTCGAGGGGCACCGGCTCACCCCCACGCAGCGGCGGATCGCCCACAGCATGGTGCGCCGGGCGGGCGACGTGCCGTTCCTGTCCAGCGTCGAACTCGCCGAACTCGCGGGCGTCAGCCAGCCGTCCGTCACCCGCTTCGCCGTCGCCCTCGGCTTCGACGGCTACCCGGCGCTGCGCAAGCACCTGCGGGAGGTGGCGCCCGCGGAGAGTGAGGAGGCCGAGGACGGCCTCAACGAGTACCAGCAGGCGGTGCAGGCCGAGATCGAGAACCTGCGCCATCTCTCCGACCTGCTCGCCGACCCCTCGCCGGTCGAGCGCGCGGGCCGGCTGCTCGCCGCCTCCCGCCCGCTGCCCGTGCTCGGTCTGCGGGCCGCGTCCTCGCAGGCCCGCGGCTTCGCGTACTTCGCCGGCAAGGTCCACCCCGATGTACGCCTCCTCGACGAGGGCGGCACCATGCTCGCCGACCGCATCGACTCCGCCCGCCGCGCGGGTGCGAGCGCGCTGCTGTGCTTCGCGCTGCCCCGGCACCCCAAGGAGGTCGTCGAGGCACTGGCGTACGCCCGCTCGGCGGGGCTGACGGTCGTCACCGTGGCCGACTCCGCCTTCGCCCCCGTCGCCGCGCACAGCGACCTGCTGATCCCCGCCGCGGTCGGCACGGGCCTGGCCTTCGACACCGCCTGCGCGCCGATGCTGCTCGGCCGGGTGCTGCTGGAGGCGATGTGCGACGACCTGCCGGACGCGCAGGCACGGCTGGAGGAGTTCGACGGGCGGGCGGCGGCCCGCGGACTGTTCGTGGAGTAG
- a CDS encoding aromatic amino acid ammonia-lyase, protein MSSHMVDSPTGIVVLDGQSLPVADIVRLADGAARPVPGSEAMKRVEVAWDAARELAASGRVYGRSTGVGANRNEAVPSDSAAGHGLRLLRSHAGAIGDELPAREVRAMLAVRANQLLAGGAGLRPGVVTALCEALESGAYPVVNEFGSVGTGDIAALSQMGLALAGEHPWRGGTPPRAQALDNNDALALISSNALTLGQAALALGELRALVRATELVAGLSLLAVDGSYEAVAEPVHAARPHPGSYAVATRMRRLLGAPERPTPPLGRIQDPYGFRCLPQIHGPAEDAADALERTLAVEINAAAENPLICPSDMAAYHHGGFYMAQLALDLDHFRLALTQTARLSTSRLSALNEPGFTRLRPFLADAEAASSGVMILEYAAGAALGDLRAYSAPASLGHAVLSRGVEEQASFASLASRQTLRTGAAYRLVVGCELVAAVRALRQRGLRPDPELPVGAAYELAESVLDEELADRPLTDDVTAAAALLDRFTDLMTDHMRGTA, encoded by the coding sequence ATGTCGTCCCACATGGTGGACTCACCCACCGGCATCGTGGTCCTCGACGGACAGAGCCTCCCGGTCGCGGACATCGTCCGGCTGGCCGACGGCGCGGCCCGTCCCGTACCCGGTTCCGAGGCGATGAAGCGCGTCGAGGTCGCCTGGGACGCCGCCCGCGAGCTGGCCGCGTCCGGCAGGGTCTACGGCCGTTCCACCGGCGTCGGCGCCAACCGGAATGAGGCCGTGCCCTCCGATTCGGCGGCCGGCCACGGCCTGCGGCTGCTGCGCTCCCACGCCGGAGCGATCGGTGACGAGCTGCCCGCCCGCGAGGTCCGCGCCATGCTCGCCGTCCGCGCCAACCAGCTCCTCGCGGGCGGCGCGGGACTGCGGCCCGGCGTCGTCACCGCGCTGTGCGAGGCCCTGGAGTCGGGTGCGTACCCGGTCGTCAACGAGTTCGGCTCGGTCGGCACCGGTGACATCGCGGCCCTCTCGCAGATGGGTCTCGCCCTCGCCGGCGAACACCCCTGGCGGGGCGGCACGCCTCCGCGGGCGCAGGCCCTCGACAACAACGACGCCCTGGCGCTCATCAGCTCCAACGCCCTGACGCTCGGCCAGGCCGCGCTCGCCCTCGGCGAACTGCGCGCCCTCGTCCGTGCCACCGAACTCGTCGCCGGTCTCTCGCTGCTGGCCGTCGACGGCTCCTACGAGGCGGTCGCCGAGCCCGTGCACGCGGCGCGCCCGCACCCCGGCTCCTACGCCGTCGCGACCAGGATGCGCCGGCTGCTCGGCGCGCCGGAGCGGCCCACCCCGCCGCTCGGCCGCATCCAGGACCCGTACGGATTCCGCTGTCTGCCGCAGATCCACGGGCCCGCCGAGGACGCCGCCGACGCGCTGGAGCGGACCCTCGCGGTGGAGATCAACGCGGCGGCGGAGAACCCGCTGATCTGCCCCTCGGACATGGCCGCCTATCACCACGGCGGTTTCTACATGGCCCAACTCGCCCTGGACCTCGACCACTTCAGGCTGGCGCTGACCCAGACGGCCCGGCTCTCCACCTCCAGGCTCTCCGCACTCAACGAGCCCGGCTTCACCCGGCTGCGGCCCTTCCTCGCCGACGCGGAGGCCGCGAGTTCCGGCGTGATGATCCTCGAGTACGCGGCCGGGGCCGCCCTCGGCGATCTGCGGGCGTACTCCGCGCCCGCGTCGCTGGGCCACGCGGTACTGTCCCGTGGCGTCGAGGAGCAGGCCAGCTTCGCGTCGCTGGCATCACGTCAGACACTGCGCACGGGCGCCGCCTACCGGCTCGTGGTCGGCTGTGAACTCGTCGCCGCGGTGCGGGCGTTGCGCCAGCGTGGGCTGCGGCCCGACCCGGAACTCCCGGTGGGGGCGGCCTACGAGCTCGCCGAGTCCGTCCTGGACGAGGAGCTCGCCGACCGGCCGCTGACCGACGACGTGACGGCGGCCGCGGCGCTGCTCGACCGGTTCACGGACCTGATGACGGATCACATGAGGGGGACGGCATGA
- a CDS encoding ABC transporter ATP-binding protein, whose protein sequence is MIKFDAVNKRFPNGTTAVHDLTLEMPDGGITVLVGSSGCGKTTTLRMINRMVDPTSGTIHVGGKDVLAQDAAELRRSIGYVIQQSGLFPHRTIIDNIATVPLLLGWGRKKARARAAELLETVGLAPETAKRYPHQLSGGQQQRVGVARALAADPPVLLMDEPFGAVDPVVRTQLQDELLRLQQELSKTIVFVTHDIDEAVRLGDRIAVFRTGGHLVQCATPAELLARPADDFVADFLGAERGLKLLSLSTLADVPQSPLPQTGRWELALDAARVPLGWRDKDGDPSDADLLPVRPLRDTDSLLSALNESVASPSGLVARVDADGVLTGVTSREDIHERAGSAHSAARVAV, encoded by the coding sequence ATGATCAAATTCGATGCAGTGAACAAGCGCTTCCCCAACGGCACCACTGCAGTCCACGACCTCACTCTGGAGATGCCGGACGGCGGGATCACCGTCCTCGTCGGATCCTCCGGATGCGGTAAGACCACGACCCTGCGCATGATCAACCGGATGGTCGATCCGACGTCCGGCACCATCCACGTCGGCGGCAAGGACGTCCTCGCACAGGACGCGGCCGAACTGCGCCGCTCCATCGGCTACGTCATCCAGCAGTCGGGCCTCTTCCCGCACCGCACGATCATCGACAACATCGCGACGGTCCCGCTGCTGCTGGGCTGGGGCCGCAAGAAGGCCCGCGCCCGCGCCGCGGAACTGCTGGAGACGGTCGGCCTCGCGCCCGAGACCGCCAAGCGCTACCCGCACCAGCTCTCCGGCGGCCAGCAGCAGCGCGTCGGCGTGGCCCGGGCCCTCGCGGCCGACCCGCCCGTCCTGCTGATGGACGAGCCCTTCGGCGCGGTCGACCCGGTCGTCCGCACCCAGCTCCAGGACGAACTGCTGCGTCTCCAGCAGGAACTCAGCAAGACGATCGTCTTCGTCACGCACGACATCGACGAGGCCGTGCGCCTCGGCGACCGCATAGCCGTGTTCCGCACGGGCGGTCATCTGGTGCAGTGCGCGACCCCGGCCGAACTGCTGGCCCGTCCGGCGGACGACTTCGTGGCGGACTTCCTCGGCGCCGAAAGGGGCCTGAAGCTGCTGTCGCTCAGCACTCTCGCGGACGTGCCGCAGAGCCCCCTTCCGCAGACCGGCCGCTGGGAGCTCGCCCTCGACGCGGCCCGCGTCCCGCTCGGCTGGCGCGACAAGGACGGCGACCCGTCCGACGCCGACCTGCTCCCGGTCCGCCCGCTGCGCGACACGGACTCCCTGCTCTCCGCGCTGAACGAGTCGGTGGCCTCCCCCTCCGGCCTGGTGGCCCGCGTCGACGCCGACGGCGTGCTCACCGGCGTCACCTCGCGCGAGGACATCCACGAGCGGGCCGGCTCGGCCCACTCCGCGGCCCGGGTGGCCGTATGA
- a CDS encoding ABC transporter permease: protein MTVDWSWISDHAGDLTTLSVSHLQAALSAVLLGLVISLPLAVLAHRVRPLRGFLLGMSNVLFTIPSIAVFVLLLPVSGLTRTTTVIGLTIYTLVVLLRNTVEGLDAVPARTKEAAKAMGTRPLRTLFTVELPLALPVIMAGVRIATVMSISLVSVATYIGDGGLGQLFTDGFQRNFPTPVVAGVVLTLLLALIADALLVAVQYVLTPWTRKGRA, encoded by the coding sequence ATGACCGTCGACTGGTCGTGGATCTCCGACCATGCCGGCGACCTCACCACGCTGAGCGTCTCCCATCTCCAGGCCGCTCTGAGCGCGGTGCTCCTGGGGCTGGTCATCTCGCTCCCGCTCGCGGTGCTCGCCCACCGCGTCCGCCCGCTGCGGGGCTTCCTGCTCGGGATGTCGAACGTGCTGTTCACCATCCCGTCGATCGCCGTGTTCGTGCTGCTCCTGCCGGTCTCCGGGCTCACCCGCACGACCACCGTGATCGGGCTGACGATCTACACCCTCGTCGTCCTCCTGCGGAACACCGTCGAGGGCCTCGACGCCGTTCCCGCCCGTACCAAGGAGGCCGCCAAGGCGATGGGCACCCGTCCGCTGCGGACCCTGTTCACCGTCGAACTCCCGCTCGCGCTGCCCGTGATCATGGCCGGAGTGCGGATCGCCACCGTCATGTCCATCTCGCTGGTCAGCGTCGCCACCTACATCGGCGACGGCGGCCTCGGCCAGCTCTTCACCGACGGCTTCCAGCGCAACTTCCCGACCCCCGTGGTCGCCGGAGTGGTCCTCACCCTCCTCCTCGCGCTGATCGCGGACGCGCTGCTCGTCGCCGTGCAGTACGTCCTCACCCCCTGGACCAGGAAGGGCAGGGCCTGA
- a CDS encoding ABC transporter permease gives MYELFKDLGSWLTSGAQWSGSDGIAHRLVEHLQYSLLATLIAAVIALPVGLLIGHTGRGAFLAINLSSFGRALPTVGLVVLVFLASGLSMTPVYVALVALAIPSIVTNTYAGMSAVDPEVRDAARGQGMRGHQVLLQVEVPLAMPLIMTGLRLALIQVVATATIAAYVSFGGLGRYVFDGLAQRDLVQVLGGAVLVAVVAVVLDLALAGLQRVLFSNRPA, from the coding sequence ATGTACGAGCTCTTCAAGGACCTCGGCTCCTGGCTGACCAGCGGCGCCCAGTGGTCCGGCAGCGACGGAATCGCCCACCGGCTCGTCGAGCACCTCCAGTACTCACTGCTCGCGACGCTCATCGCCGCCGTCATCGCCCTGCCGGTCGGTCTGCTGATCGGGCACACCGGACGCGGCGCGTTCCTCGCCATCAACCTCTCGTCGTTCGGTCGGGCCCTGCCCACCGTCGGCCTCGTCGTGCTGGTCTTCCTCGCCAGCGGCCTGTCCATGACGCCGGTGTACGTGGCGCTGGTCGCCCTCGCGATCCCGTCCATCGTCACCAACACCTACGCCGGCATGTCCGCGGTCGACCCCGAGGTCCGGGACGCCGCCCGCGGCCAGGGCATGCGCGGCCACCAGGTGCTGCTCCAGGTGGAGGTCCCGCTGGCGATGCCGCTGATCATGACGGGACTGCGGCTCGCCCTGATCCAGGTCGTGGCCACGGCCACCATCGCCGCGTACGTCAGCTTCGGCGGACTGGGCCGCTACGTCTTCGACGGCCTCGCCCAGCGCGACCTCGTCCAGGTGCTCGGCGGAGCCGTCCTCGTCGCGGTCGTCGCCGTCGTGCTCGATCTGGCGCTCGCCGGCCTCCAGCGCGTCCTCTTCAGCAACCGCCCCGCATAA
- a CDS encoding ABC transporter substrate-binding protein produces MNRRTLLGSLLAAASVPALASCSSGITSLEGEGGSLSGGGSSKDGVTIGTANFTENQILGFLYAAALKAAGVKATVRPNLGTREILIPALRGGDIDLLPEYQGALLHYLDPKATATEEGEMQNALAVALPQGLQILPYGLAEDSDAFAVTSETARKYGLRSLGDLARKNGELVIGAAPEVKKRVVGVVGLKDMYGVEFKEFKSLDSSGPLVKGALKKGDVDVANLFTTDTDIKAEGWVVLSDPKNLIPGQHVVPLIADRKADSRVRKALARLGAVLTTEQLTELNRLVDKDKKDPEDVANDWARQHGITKKGS; encoded by the coding sequence ATGAACCGACGCACCCTGCTCGGCAGTCTGCTGGCCGCCGCATCCGTCCCCGCGCTCGCGTCGTGCAGCAGCGGCATCACCTCGCTCGAAGGTGAGGGCGGCTCGCTGTCCGGCGGCGGCTCCAGCAAGGACGGTGTCACCATCGGCACCGCCAACTTCACCGAGAACCAGATACTCGGCTTCCTGTACGCCGCCGCCCTGAAGGCGGCCGGTGTGAAGGCGACCGTCCGCCCCAACCTCGGCACCCGCGAGATCCTCATCCCCGCGCTGCGCGGCGGCGACATCGATCTGCTGCCCGAGTACCAGGGCGCCCTGCTGCACTACCTCGACCCCAAGGCCACGGCCACCGAGGAGGGCGAGATGCAGAACGCGCTCGCCGTCGCCCTCCCCCAGGGCCTCCAGATCCTCCCGTACGGACTGGCCGAGGACTCCGACGCCTTCGCCGTCACCAGCGAGACGGCACGGAAGTACGGGCTCCGGTCCCTCGGCGACCTCGCCAGGAAGAACGGCGAACTCGTCATCGGCGCGGCCCCCGAGGTCAAGAAGCGGGTCGTCGGCGTCGTCGGTCTGAAGGACATGTACGGCGTGGAGTTCAAGGAGTTCAAGTCCCTGGACTCCTCCGGGCCGCTGGTCAAGGGCGCGCTGAAGAAGGGGGATGTCGACGTCGCCAACCTCTTCACCACGGACACCGACATCAAGGCCGAGGGCTGGGTCGTGCTCTCCGACCCCAAGAACCTGATTCCCGGTCAGCACGTCGTCCCGCTGATCGCCGACCGCAAGGCGGACTCGCGCGTACGCAAGGCACTGGCCCGGCTCGGCGCCGTCCTGACGACCGAGCAGCTCACCGAGCTCAACCGGCTGGTGGACAAGGACAAGAAGGACCCGGAGGACGTCGCGAACGACTGGGCCCGACAGCACGGAATCACGAAGAAGGGCAGCTGA
- a CDS encoding purine-cytosine permease family protein, which translates to MAGLVEVRSIDVVPDSERHGTAFSQFTLWLGANLQITAVVTGALAVVFGGGPFWSVVGLAVGNLLGGAVMALHSAQGPKLGLPQMIQSRAQFGVKGAIIPLLLVIVMYVGFFASGSVLAGQAVGELTHLGETPGIVIFALVTAVTAAIGYRVIHVLGRVASVVCALAFVYLGIRLLDRIDLGTVLADRAFDLPMFLLAVSLSASWQLAFGPYVADYSRYLPRHTSARATFWWTLSGSAIGSQWSMIFGVLVAATAGDAFLGGQVSYVVALGGTGLIASFLYFVIALGKLTINVLNTYGGFMSMVTSISGFRGQRTLSPRGRALYIAAIMIAGTVVALLGKDSFLTSFKDFLLFLLTFFTPWSAINLVDYYLISRERYDIPALADPHGRYGAWRADALAVYGVGLLAQLPFLVTHFYTGPLVEPLGGADISWMVGLVVPALLYWLIARRRTAHIPERTILAPGATPTENSGATPTDATAGRP; encoded by the coding sequence ATGGCAGGCCTCGTCGAAGTACGGTCCATCGACGTCGTTCCCGACAGTGAGCGGCACGGCACCGCCTTCTCCCAGTTCACTCTCTGGCTCGGCGCGAATCTCCAGATCACCGCCGTGGTCACGGGCGCGCTCGCCGTCGTCTTCGGGGGCGGCCCCTTCTGGTCGGTCGTCGGCCTCGCGGTGGGCAATCTGCTCGGCGGCGCGGTGATGGCCCTGCACTCGGCGCAGGGACCGAAGCTCGGCCTGCCGCAGATGATCCAGTCACGGGCGCAGTTCGGCGTGAAGGGCGCGATCATCCCGCTGCTGCTGGTGATCGTGATGTACGTCGGCTTCTTCGCCAGCGGCAGCGTGCTGGCCGGCCAGGCGGTCGGCGAGCTCACGCATCTCGGCGAGACGCCCGGCATCGTGATCTTCGCGCTGGTGACCGCGGTGACGGCGGCGATCGGCTACCGCGTCATCCATGTCCTCGGCCGGGTCGCGAGCGTCGTGTGCGCGCTCGCCTTCGTCTACCTCGGCATCCGGCTGCTGGACCGGATCGACCTCGGCACGGTGCTGGCCGACCGGGCCTTCGACCTGCCGATGTTCCTGCTGGCGGTCTCGCTCTCGGCGTCCTGGCAGCTGGCCTTCGGCCCGTACGTGGCCGACTACTCCCGCTATCTGCCGCGGCACACCAGCGCCCGCGCCACGTTCTGGTGGACGCTGTCCGGCTCGGCCATCGGTTCGCAGTGGTCGATGATCTTCGGCGTGCTGGTCGCCGCGACCGCCGGGGACGCCTTCCTCGGAGGCCAGGTCAGCTATGTGGTGGCCCTCGGCGGCACCGGCCTGATCGCCTCGTTCCTGTACTTCGTCATCGCGCTCGGCAAGCTGACGATCAATGTGCTCAACACCTACGGCGGCTTCATGTCGATGGTGACCAGCATCAGCGGTTTCCGCGGCCAGAGGACGCTGTCACCGCGCGGCCGGGCGCTCTACATCGCGGCCATCATGATCGCCGGCACGGTCGTCGCCCTGCTCGGCAAGGACAGCTTCCTCACCTCGTTCAAGGACTTCCTGCTCTTCCTGCTGACCTTCTTCACCCCTTGGTCGGCGATCAACCTGGTCGACTACTACCTGATCTCGCGCGAGCGCTACGACATCCCGGCGCTCGCCGATCCGCACGGCCGCTACGGCGCCTGGCGCGCGGACGCCCTCGCCGTGTACGGGGTGGGCCTGCTGGCCCAACTGCCGTTCCTCGTCACGCACTTCTACACCGGCCCGCTGGTGGAGCCGCTGGGCGGTGCGGACATCTCCTGGATGGTGGGGCTCGTCGTGCCGGCGCTGCTGTACTGGCTGATCGCCCGCCGCCGTACCGCGCACATCCCGGAGCGGACGATCCTCGCCCCCGGGGCAACCCCGACGGAAAACAGTGGGGCTACCCCCACTGACGCGACGGCCGGGCGCCCGTAG